A genomic window from Flavobacterium johnsoniae includes:
- a CDS encoding efflux RND transporter periplasmic adaptor subunit → MKKYIGAFLSAIFLISCGNKKNEENKNTEVKNINIIKLSAEQIKNADLQSGNPTVKNVKEILQLNGTVTVPPKSVISISIPLGGYVKSTNLIAGMNVQKGEVLAVLEDMQFIELQQNYLMAKEKFDLAQNEHKRQKELNANKAASDKVLEQITTEMRTQRITMSSLEQKLNLLGINAKTLNVGNISKTIKVVSPINGLVSKVNVNIGKYVNPTDMLFELIDKKDIVLTLNAFEKDVASLSIGQTVVAFTNTSENKKYAAKIAFINQSLNGDRAAEIICHVNAYNPALLPGLFINAEVEVENQKALTVPEDAVVRWQGKFYVFTDIGNNQFQMTEVKSGVKNEGFSQISSDAISSSSKVIVKNAYTLLMSAMNNDEQ, encoded by the coding sequence ATGAAAAAATATATTGGAGCGTTTTTAAGCGCTATTTTCTTGATTTCTTGCGGAAATAAGAAAAATGAAGAGAACAAAAATACTGAGGTCAAAAATATCAATATCATTAAATTAAGCGCTGAACAGATTAAAAATGCTGATTTACAATCGGGTAATCCAACGGTGAAAAATGTAAAGGAGATTTTACAGCTTAATGGAACGGTTACAGTTCCGCCAAAAAGTGTAATCAGTATTAGTATTCCGTTAGGAGGTTATGTAAAAAGCACCAATTTGATTGCCGGAATGAATGTGCAAAAAGGAGAAGTTTTAGCTGTTTTGGAAGATATGCAGTTTATCGAATTGCAGCAAAATTATCTAATGGCAAAAGAAAAGTTCGATTTGGCTCAAAATGAACATAAAAGGCAAAAAGAATTGAATGCAAATAAAGCGGCGAGCGATAAAGTTTTGGAACAAATTACGACCGAAATGAGAACACAACGCATTACAATGTCTTCATTAGAACAAAAATTAAATTTATTAGGAATTAATGCTAAAACGTTGAATGTTGGAAACATTAGCAAAACAATAAAAGTAGTTTCTCCAATAAATGGCTTGGTTTCTAAAGTGAATGTCAATATCGGAAAATACGTAAATCCGACCGATATGCTTTTTGAATTGATTGATAAAAAAGATATCGTTTTGACTCTAAATGCGTTCGAAAAAGATGTCGCTTCACTTTCTATCGGACAAACTGTTGTGGCGTTTACAAATACTTCGGAAAACAAAAAATATGCGGCTAAAATTGCTTTTATAAATCAAAGTTTGAACGGAGATAGAGCCGCAGAAATTATTTGTCATGTAAATGCTTATAATCCTGCACTTTTGCCTGGTCTTTTTATAAATGCTGAGGTTGAAGTTGAAAATCAAAAAGCATTGACAGTTCCTGAAGATGCTGTGGTGCGTTGGCAAGGTAAATTTTACGTATTCACAGATATTGGAAACAACCAATTTCAGATGACTGAAGTAAAATCTGGAGTTAAAAATGAAGGGTTTTCACAAATTAGTTCCGATGCGATTTCTAGTTCTTCAAAAGTAATTGTAAAGAATGCTTATACGCTTTTAATGTCGGCGATGAATAATGATGAGCAATAG
- a CDS encoding oleate hydratase, whose product MKNITSKFDKVLNNSTTYGNVNHEPDSSTETQLNTPEKSMPFSDQIGNYQRNIGIPLKSHENSKIYIVGSGIAGMAAAYYFIRDGRIPAKNITFLEQLHIDGGSLDGSGNPKDGYMIRGGREMDMTYENLWDIFQDIPALEMPPPYTVLDEYRLINDNDSNYSKARLIHKNGEIKDFSKFGLNKKDQLAIVKLLLKRKEELDDLTIEDYFSESFLESNFWTFWRTMFAFENWHSLLELKLYMHRFLHAIDGLNDLSSLVFPKYNQYDTFVTPLRKFLEEKGVNIKFHTLIKDLVIQSNTEGKIVEGIITEHEGKETRNPVGKDDFVIVTTGSMTEDTFYGDNKTAPIIGIDNSTSGKSAGWMLWKNLAAKSPIFGKPEKFCTNIEKSSWESVTLTCKPSAFVEKLKEYSVNDPYSGKTVTGGIITITDSNWLMSFTCNRQPHFPDQPDDILVLWVYALFMDKPGNYIKKVMPECTGDEILTELSFHLGILDKLDNILENTIVRTAFMPYITSMFMPRAKGDRPRVVPEGCKNLGLIGQFVETNNDVVFTMESSIRTARIAVYKLLNLNKQVPDINPLQYDIRHLLKAVRTLNDGKAFLGEGILHKVLRGTYFEHILPPIEEDKDDHESFIGEQFNRFKDWLKGIKD is encoded by the coding sequence ATGAAGAATATTACATCAAAATTTGACAAAGTTCTCAACAATTCTACGACCTACGGAAATGTTAATCACGAACCAGATTCGAGTACTGAAACGCAATTGAACACCCCAGAAAAATCGATGCCGTTTTCAGATCAGATTGGAAATTACCAGCGTAATATCGGAATTCCGCTCAAATCTCACGAAAACAGTAAAATCTATATTGTAGGAAGCGGAATTGCTGGAATGGCTGCTGCTTATTATTTTATTCGAGACGGAAGAATTCCGGCGAAAAACATTACTTTTTTAGAACAACTTCACATCGATGGAGGTTCTTTAGATGGTTCTGGAAATCCGAAAGATGGCTATATGATTCGTGGCGGCCGTGAAATGGATATGACTTACGAAAATCTTTGGGATATTTTTCAAGATATTCCAGCTTTAGAAATGCCTCCACCTTACACAGTTCTAGATGAATATCGTTTAATAAATGATAATGATTCGAATTATTCGAAAGCAAGATTAATTCATAAAAATGGTGAAATTAAAGATTTTAGCAAATTTGGTCTAAACAAAAAAGACCAATTGGCGATTGTAAAACTTCTGCTGAAAAGAAAAGAAGAATTGGACGACTTGACTATTGAAGATTATTTTAGCGAATCATTTTTAGAAAGCAACTTTTGGACTTTCTGGAGAACGATGTTCGCTTTTGAAAACTGGCATAGTTTGTTAGAATTAAAACTTTATATGCATCGGTTTCTTCACGCAATTGACGGGTTAAATGATCTTTCGTCTTTGGTGTTTCCGAAATATAATCAGTACGATACTTTTGTTACGCCACTTCGAAAATTCCTTGAAGAAAAAGGTGTTAATATTAAATTTCATACCCTTATCAAAGATTTAGTGATTCAAAGTAATACTGAAGGAAAAATTGTTGAAGGAATTATAACGGAACATGAAGGAAAAGAAACCAGAAATCCAGTTGGAAAAGATGATTTTGTAATCGTGACAACAGGCTCAATGACCGAAGATACTTTTTATGGAGATAATAAAACTGCTCCAATTATCGGTATCGATAACTCAACAAGCGGAAAAAGTGCGGGATGGATGTTATGGAAAAACCTTGCCGCCAAATCACCCATTTTTGGAAAACCAGAAAAGTTCTGCACAAATATTGAAAAATCTTCTTGGGAATCGGTTACATTGACTTGCAAACCTTCTGCTTTTGTAGAAAAACTAAAAGAATACTCTGTAAACGATCCGTATTCTGGAAAAACAGTTACGGGCGGAATCATCACCATAACAGATTCTAATTGGCTAATGAGTTTTACTTGCAACAGACAGCCTCATTTTCCAGATCAGCCAGATGATATTTTGGTGCTTTGGGTTTACGCATTGTTTATGGACAAACCTGGAAATTACATTAAAAAAGTAATGCCAGAATGCACCGGAGATGAGATTTTGACCGAATTATCTTTTCATTTAGGAATTCTAGACAAACTTGATAATATACTGGAAAACACAATTGTAAGAACCGCTTTCATGCCTTATATCACTTCGATGTTTATGCCAAGAGCAAAAGGCGATCGTCCACGCGTTGTGCCAGAAGGATGCAAAAATCTTGGATTAATAGGACAATTTGTTGAAACCAATAATGATGTTGTTTTTACTATGGAAAGTTCGATTAGAACGGCTAGAATTGCAGTGTACAAATTATTGAATTTGAACAAACAAGTTCCAGATATTAATCCGTTGCAATATGACATTCGACATCTTTTAAAAGCTGTGAGAACATTAAATGATGGAAAAGCATTTTTAGGAGAAGGTATTCTACATAAAGTCTTAAGAGGAACATATTTTGAACATATTTTACCGCCAATTGAAGAAGATAAAGATGATCATGAATCTTTTATTGGCGAGCAATTTAACCGTTTTAAAGATTGGCTCAAAGGAATAAAAGATTAG
- the pdeM gene encoding ligase-associated DNA damage response endonuclease PdeM, protein MKIQINNDTFILHPSGAVFWERKKTVIISDVHLGKITHFRKHGIAIPQNAISENFRKITLVLDYFLPEKIIFLGDLFHSTKNTEWNIFEEWLSNHKQETYLITGNHDIIDESHYKKIGVIVTELLEIDNFFFTHHPTEKEDLFNFSGHIHPGIVLRGLGLQTLKLKCFFCKPNQIILPAFGEFTGKYFLKPSPQDTIYAIAGNDVIEINKD, encoded by the coding sequence ATGAAAATTCAAATCAACAACGATACTTTTATATTACATCCAAGCGGAGCCGTTTTTTGGGAAAGAAAAAAAACAGTAATTATTTCTGATGTTCATTTAGGAAAAATTACTCATTTTAGAAAACATGGAATTGCAATTCCGCAAAATGCCATTTCAGAAAATTTTAGAAAAATCACTCTTGTTTTGGATTATTTTCTTCCCGAAAAAATCATTTTTTTGGGAGATTTATTTCACAGCACTAAAAATACAGAATGGAATATTTTTGAAGAATGGCTTTCTAATCACAAACAAGAAACTTATTTAATTACTGGAAATCACGACATTATTGATGAAAGTCATTATAAAAAAATCGGCGTAATCGTAACAGAACTTTTAGAAATTGACAACTTCTTTTTCACACACCATCCTACAGAAAAAGAAGATTTATTTAATTTTTCAGGGCATATTCATCCCGGAATTGTCTTACGTGGCTTGGGTTTGCAGACTTTAAAACTTAAATGTTTCTTTTGCAAACCAAACCAAATAATACTTCCCGCATTTGGCGAGTTTACAGGAAAATATTTTCTTAAACCTAGTCCACAAGACACAATTTACGCCATTGCAGGAAATGATGTAATTGAAATCAATAAAGACTGA